Part of the Vagococcus teuberi genome, ATATTGGGGTGAATATGCACACCATCAATAAGGCGTATAAACTTTTAGTTGATGAAGGTGTGTTGGTACAGGAGAAAAAAGGATTTAAAGTAAGTGAAAAAGAAGTGATTCAAACAAGTGTTGAAAACTGTCAACAAATTCAGCAAAAAATTGATGAGATATTAATTGATAGTTTAATATTTGGTATTGATCTTGATGCGCTCATGGAAACAAGATTACATGTCATGAAAGGATGTGACACAGATGATTTGGATGATTAGTTTATTGCTTTTGTTTTTAGGTTTTTCTATGGCAATGACACCATATATCGCGCAACGTGGGATTGTTTTTGGTGTAACAATGCCAGAAGAAAATGATGAGATAGCAAAGTTAAAGAAACACTATTTTTTACAAAATATGACTGTAACTGTAATATTTATTATTTTGTCTGTCGTGTTTGATAGAGGGGTTAAAGTAACAGACGAGGTACTGAGTATTTTAATGACTGTTTTTATTTCGTGTCAAATTGTCTATGGTATTATGAGTTACTTTGTGTGCAATCGTCGTATGCTTCGCTACAAAGAAAAAATGATTGCTGAAGGTTACCAACCTAATAAAAAAATAACACTTGATTTATCGTTCCGTGAAAATATGTCGATATTCCCAACGTGGATTTTAATTGCAATTCAAGTGATTATTATCGCATTTGAAATAGTTATTACCATTAAAAACCAAACAATTATCCCGAATAAAATTATCATGCAATGGGATTTTCAAGGCAATCCAACACGAATTGTTGATAAAACATGGTTAAATATTTATTCTGCACCTATTATTCAGCTAGTATTAGTATTTATATTAAGTTTTACCAATGAATCCTACAAACGTGGGAAACAACGTGTGATGGACAAGCAGTCAGTGAAATGGAGTCAGTCTTTTAGAAAGATGTCATCTTACATGGGAGCAGTGATTGCCGTGTTAGTCCAAATTATGATGTTTGTCATCCAAATGACAAGTGTGGTTCCATTTCTAACTGAAAAAACAATGACAAAAATATTAATGATTACCATTGGATTGATGCTTCTAGCTATTATAGGACTGATGGTTATATATGGACAAAGTGGGGCAAGAATAAATCAAGAAAGTGCTACACCTGCAAGTTACGATGATGATAAATATTGGAAAGGGGGCATGTTTTATTTTAATCGGGAAGATCCATCCTTTTGGGTAGAAAAAAGAATGGGAATTGGTATGACGATTAATCTAGCAAACTGGAAAGCAGTTGTGTTTGTTGTGGCTCCTATTGTAGTTATACTAGGCATTACTTTTTTTATAGGATAGTAAAAAGACGCAATTTCAATCGAAATTTGCGTCTTTTTGTTTAATCTGAAAGAATTAGTTTTATGCCGAAAAATACTAAAATAGCACCAGCTGATTTATTGATGATATTTTGTGTGGTGTCTTTTTAAAAAACATGTCTAATATGATTTAAAAGTAAGGTATACAGACCAAAAATAGTAAACGTCACGACAATGTATGTTAATCCGAGTACGCCAAAATGCGGAGTAGAGCAGATAGGCTGATAATAGAAAGAAACGTGTGACATATAAGAGCGTACACGTACCAAAAATTATTTTAAATCCAGCATGATCGTTTTAGGCGTTTTCGATTTATTTATACCAATTAAGATAAATCACTACGATTCACAGTACTTATATATGGATTTCCAAAAGAAGCAATGACATCAGATATTGAGTCTGTTTTTAAACATGACGAGAATACAACATATTATGTTTTAGAACCAACACAAGTTAGCAATCAAACTGGCCCAACCAATGCTTGGAAAGTGAAACAAGGTGGCCTATTTTACTTTGCGAGTTATTATAGGGCGTAATATTTAGCAACTATTATCGCAAACAAGATAATTAATTAAAAATTTAGCAACTAGACAAAAATAAAGCCATCAACGATTTTTTAATTTCGCAATAGCACTCAAAATTTGGTAGAATATTAAAAGAAGAACAGAAATGGAGTGTCATAATGGCGAAGAAAAAATTATTATTAGTCGATGGAAATAGTATTGCATTTAGAGGATTCTATGCACTCTATCAATCATTGGAACGTTTCAAAAACAACAATGGCTTACATACAAACGCATTATATGCGGTGAATAATATGCTAGAAAATATTTTAGCAAAAGAAGAACCAACACACGTGTTAGTGGCATTTGATGCGGGGAAAACGACTTTTAGACACGCATTTTACGACGATTATAAAGCTGGACGAGCGAAAACACCCAGTGAATTTAAAGAACAAATGCCTTATTTAAGAGACTTAATTGAAGGTCTTGGGATGAAGCATTTTGAATTAGATAATTATGAAGCAGATGATATCATTGGAACTCTTGCGACAAAATATGGCTCACAAGACGTAGACGTCGTTGTTTTATCTGGTGATAAAGATTTGACCCAATTAGCAAGTGAGTATACGACGGTTGATGTTACAGTAAAAGGTGTCAGTGAAATTGAAAGCTACACACCAGAACATATTATGGAAAAATATGGCTTAACACCACCACAGATTGTTGACATGAAAGGTCTAGCTGGAGATCAGTCGGATAATATTCCAGGTGTGACTAAAATCGGTGAAAAAACAGCGATTAAGTTATTAAAAGAATACGGCACAGTCGAAGGTGTCTATGAATATGTCGATGAGATGAAGAAAAGTAAGATGAAAGAAAATCTTATCAATGAAAAAGATATTGCCTTCTTAAGTAAAAAATTAGCCACTATCGACACCAATGTACCACTTGATATGACATTAGATGATTTAGCTTATGATGGAAAAAATTTAGAAAAATTGATACCATTTTATAAAGAAATGGATTTTAATTCCTTTTTAGCAAAACTTGATACAAGCAATGTTGAAAGTGATTTAGTAGAGAAAGTTGCCATTCATTACGAAGTGATTTCTGAAATAACTGAAGACATGTTTGAATCAGATATGTCCTTATATGTTGAGATGTTGGGTGAAAACTATCATACTTCACCAATTGTGGGTGTTGCGTTTGGTAACAAAGAAAAAGTATATGTGTCAGATGACATTGAGTTATTGTCACATCCATTGATGATTCAGTGG contains:
- a CDS encoding GntR family transcriptional regulator, producing the protein MIEIDTKSLVPIYSQLIFQIKRAIVLGDLAHGQSMPSVRALAGDIGVNMHTINKAYKLLVDEGVLVQEKKGFKVSEKEVIQTSVENCQQIQQKIDEILIDSLIFGIDLDALMETRLHVMKGCDTDDLDD
- a CDS encoding DUF1648 domain-containing protein gives rise to the protein MIWMISLLLLFLGFSMAMTPYIAQRGIVFGVTMPEENDEIAKLKKHYFLQNMTVTVIFIILSVVFDRGVKVTDEVLSILMTVFISCQIVYGIMSYFVCNRRMLRYKEKMIAEGYQPNKKITLDLSFRENMSIFPTWILIAIQVIIIAFEIVITIKNQTIIPNKIIMQWDFQGNPTRIVDKTWLNIYSAPIIQLVLVFILSFTNESYKRGKQRVMDKQSVKWSQSFRKMSSYMGAVIAVLVQIMMFVIQMTSVVPFLTEKTMTKILMITIGLMLLAIIGLMVIYGQSGARINQESATPASYDDDKYWKGGMFYFNREDPSFWVEKRMGIGMTINLANWKAVVFVVAPIVVILGITFFIG